In a genomic window of Caloenas nicobarica isolate bCalNic1 chromosome 1, bCalNic1.hap1, whole genome shotgun sequence:
- the DNAJB9 gene encoding dnaJ homolog subfamily B member 9 isoform X2 gives MATTQSVFTFALCILMIIELILATESYYDILGVPKNASDRQIKKAFHKLAMKYHPDKNKSPGAEAKFREIAEAYETLSDENKRREYDQLGRHGGQGNNGSPFHQSFNFNFDDLFKDFDLFSQNSRSKKHFENHFRSHREAHNRQRRSFQEFSFGGGLFDDVFENMEKMFSFSDFENAHRHAVRTDARFHGSSKHCRTVTQRRGNMVTTYTDCSGQ, from the exons ATGGCAACTACACAATCTGTCTTCACATTTGCTCTCTGCATTTTAATGATAATAGAATTAATACTGGCTACAGAGAGCTATTATGATATCTTAGGAGTTCCAAAGAATGCATCTGACCGCCAGATCAAGAAGGCATTTCACAAGCTGGCTATGAAATACCACCCAGACAAAAATAAGAGTCCTGGTGCAGAAGCAAAATTTAGAGAAATTGCTGAAG catATGAAACATTATCAGATGAGAATAAACGAAGAGAGTATGATCAGCTTGGCCGTCACGGAGGACAAGGAAATAATGGAAGCCCGTTCCATCAGTCATTTAATTTCAACTTTGATGATCTCTTCAAAGACTTTGACCTCTTTAGTCAGAACTCACGGTCcaaaaagcactttgaaaatcACTTCCGAAGTCATCGGGAAGCTCACAATCGGCAAAGACGTTCTTTCCAAGAGTTCTCCTTTGGAGGTGGACTGTTTGATGATGTGtttgaaaatatggaaaaaatgttttcgTTTAGTGACTTTGAAAATGCACACCGACACGCGGTGCGAACTGATGCCAGGTTTCATGGATCCAGCAAGCACTGTAGGACTGTCACTCAGAGACGAGGAAATATGGTTACCACATATACAGACTGTTCCGGACagtaa
- the DNAJB9 gene encoding dnaJ homolog subfamily B member 9 isoform X1, protein MENFGAREMATTQSVFTFALCILMIIELILATESYYDILGVPKNASDRQIKKAFHKLAMKYHPDKNKSPGAEAKFREIAEAYETLSDENKRREYDQLGRHGGQGNNGSPFHQSFNFNFDDLFKDFDLFSQNSRSKKHFENHFRSHREAHNRQRRSFQEFSFGGGLFDDVFENMEKMFSFSDFENAHRHAVRTDARFHGSSKHCRTVTQRRGNMVTTYTDCSGQ, encoded by the exons ATGGAAAACTTCG gaGCTAGAGAAATGGCAACTACACAATCTGTCTTCACATTTGCTCTCTGCATTTTAATGATAATAGAATTAATACTGGCTACAGAGAGCTATTATGATATCTTAGGAGTTCCAAAGAATGCATCTGACCGCCAGATCAAGAAGGCATTTCACAAGCTGGCTATGAAATACCACCCAGACAAAAATAAGAGTCCTGGTGCAGAAGCAAAATTTAGAGAAATTGCTGAAG catATGAAACATTATCAGATGAGAATAAACGAAGAGAGTATGATCAGCTTGGCCGTCACGGAGGACAAGGAAATAATGGAAGCCCGTTCCATCAGTCATTTAATTTCAACTTTGATGATCTCTTCAAAGACTTTGACCTCTTTAGTCAGAACTCACGGTCcaaaaagcactttgaaaatcACTTCCGAAGTCATCGGGAAGCTCACAATCGGCAAAGACGTTCTTTCCAAGAGTTCTCCTTTGGAGGTGGACTGTTTGATGATGTGtttgaaaatatggaaaaaatgttttcgTTTAGTGACTTTGAAAATGCACACCGACACGCGGTGCGAACTGATGCCAGGTTTCATGGATCCAGCAAGCACTGTAGGACTGTCACTCAGAGACGAGGAAATATGGTTACCACATATACAGACTGTTCCGGACagtaa
- the THAP5 gene encoding THAP domain-containing protein 5 isoform X1 — protein MPRYCAASCCKNRGGQTARDQRKLSFYPFPLHDKERLEKWLRNMKRDAWTPSKHQLLCSDHFTPDSLDVRWGIRYLKHTAVPTIFSSPGDEEKGSSQNKPQETKRKDPEEANTNVLSEKASVSLEPCTPKKNPVITENVEEKAEVVCSPTLSEPLKTQELLLQNGEGFQADIVNLDNSSKQHIHPPNPVLMAAAVQSMEATSVHTSVEDPVGCTATVLHFTDPDYLNSSLKLKNALGSITDYAIEDPNSHVVGCSVEVQPTSENAVLLSTVTQAIEQFSGSEESVIAIIVPAESPEEPEIVNSSFLPITQEFLDTEETETDKSMYMHAYGRSEVLQTEHSYCKQDIDRDHLWQKISKLHSKITLLEMQERKTLGRLRSLEALIGQLKQENLLSEEKLKIVENCFTTLEVTMIP, from the exons ATGCCGCGGTACTGCGCCGCGTCCTGCTGCAAGAACCGGGGCGGCCAGACCGCCAGGGACCAGCGCAAACTGAGCTTCTACCC ATTTCCGCTTCACGATAAAGAGAGACTTGAGAAATGGCTGCGAAATATGAAACGAGATGCATGGACTCCAAGTAAGCACCAGCTTCTGTGCAGTGATCATTTTACCCCCGATTCCCTTGATGTGCGATGGGGTATACGGTACTTGAAGCATACTGCTGTACCAACAATTTTCTCTTCCCCAGGTGATGAG gagAAAGGTTCTTCTCAGAACAAACCAcaagagacaaagagaaaagacCCAGAAGAAGCAAATACAAATGTACTGTCAGAGAAAGCATCTGTGTCACTTGAACCTTGTACACCAAAGAAAAATCCtgtaattacagaaaatgtagaagaaaaagcagaagtagTTTGCTCACCTACATTGAGTGAACCTTTAAAAACTCAAGAACTACTACTTCAAAATGGAGAAGGCTTTCAGGCAGACATTGTCAACCTTGATAATTCCTCTAAGCAACATATACATCCACCCAATCCTGTTTTAATGGCAGCAGCAGTCCAGAGCATGGAAGCTACCAGTGTTCATACTTCTGTAGAGGATCCAGTAGGCTGTACAGCTACAGTCTTGCATTTTACAGACCCTGACTACTTGAATTCATctctgaaactgaaaaatgctttaGGTTCAATTACTGACTATGCAATTGAAGATCCCAACTCTCATGTTGTAGGTTGTTCTGTTGAAGTGCAGCCAACAagtgaaaatgcagttttactGAGTACAGTCACACAAGCTATTGAACAGTTCAGTGGAAGTGAAGAATCTGTCATTGCTATCATTGTGCCAGCTGAGAGTCCAGAAGAGCCTGAAATAGTAAATAGTTCTTTCCTGCCTATTACACAAGAGTTTCTTGACACAGAGGAGACAGAAACAGATAAATCTATGTATATGCATGCATATGGTAGAAGTGAGGTATTACAAACTGAGCATTCATACTGCAAACAAGACATAGACAGAGATCACCTTTGGCAGAAGATTTCAAAGCTCCACTCTAAGATAACTCTACTTGAaatgcaggagagaaaaactTTGGGGAGACTCAGGTCCTTGGAAGCTCTTATTGGACAACTGAAGCAAGAAAACCTGCTCTCTGAAGAAAAGCTCAAGATTGTAGAGAACTGCTTTACCACACTTGAAGTGACTATGATACCATAA
- the THAP5 gene encoding THAP domain-containing protein 5 isoform X2 yields MKRDAWTPSKHQLLCSDHFTPDSLDVRWGIRYLKHTAVPTIFSSPGDEEKGSSQNKPQETKRKDPEEANTNVLSEKASVSLEPCTPKKNPVITENVEEKAEVVCSPTLSEPLKTQELLLQNGEGFQADIVNLDNSSKQHIHPPNPVLMAAAVQSMEATSVHTSVEDPVGCTATVLHFTDPDYLNSSLKLKNALGSITDYAIEDPNSHVVGCSVEVQPTSENAVLLSTVTQAIEQFSGSEESVIAIIVPAESPEEPEIVNSSFLPITQEFLDTEETETDKSMYMHAYGRSEVLQTEHSYCKQDIDRDHLWQKISKLHSKITLLEMQERKTLGRLRSLEALIGQLKQENLLSEEKLKIVENCFTTLEVTMIP; encoded by the exons ATGAAACGAGATGCATGGACTCCAAGTAAGCACCAGCTTCTGTGCAGTGATCATTTTACCCCCGATTCCCTTGATGTGCGATGGGGTATACGGTACTTGAAGCATACTGCTGTACCAACAATTTTCTCTTCCCCAGGTGATGAG gagAAAGGTTCTTCTCAGAACAAACCAcaagagacaaagagaaaagacCCAGAAGAAGCAAATACAAATGTACTGTCAGAGAAAGCATCTGTGTCACTTGAACCTTGTACACCAAAGAAAAATCCtgtaattacagaaaatgtagaagaaaaagcagaagtagTTTGCTCACCTACATTGAGTGAACCTTTAAAAACTCAAGAACTACTACTTCAAAATGGAGAAGGCTTTCAGGCAGACATTGTCAACCTTGATAATTCCTCTAAGCAACATATACATCCACCCAATCCTGTTTTAATGGCAGCAGCAGTCCAGAGCATGGAAGCTACCAGTGTTCATACTTCTGTAGAGGATCCAGTAGGCTGTACAGCTACAGTCTTGCATTTTACAGACCCTGACTACTTGAATTCATctctgaaactgaaaaatgctttaGGTTCAATTACTGACTATGCAATTGAAGATCCCAACTCTCATGTTGTAGGTTGTTCTGTTGAAGTGCAGCCAACAagtgaaaatgcagttttactGAGTACAGTCACACAAGCTATTGAACAGTTCAGTGGAAGTGAAGAATCTGTCATTGCTATCATTGTGCCAGCTGAGAGTCCAGAAGAGCCTGAAATAGTAAATAGTTCTTTCCTGCCTATTACACAAGAGTTTCTTGACACAGAGGAGACAGAAACAGATAAATCTATGTATATGCATGCATATGGTAGAAGTGAGGTATTACAAACTGAGCATTCATACTGCAAACAAGACATAGACAGAGATCACCTTTGGCAGAAGATTTCAAAGCTCCACTCTAAGATAACTCTACTTGAaatgcaggagagaaaaactTTGGGGAGACTCAGGTCCTTGGAAGCTCTTATTGGACAACTGAAGCAAGAAAACCTGCTCTCTGAAGAAAAGCTCAAGATTGTAGAGAACTGCTTTACCACACTTGAAGTGACTATGATACCATAA